CGATTTATTCATGACATGTAATTAACTGACAAACTGTGACCTGTATGTTCAGGATCAGTATCAGCAATCCAACAGACAAAGCACAATATCAGACACAAAATATCGATAAACACTTCCAAATTTCTAAACGTCTTTATGTAACTAATGCCCAAAAgatctacccccccccccccccatatacACACATTCACATCATTACTTGTGCAACCTCCCGTCTCCCACCCTGGCAGCAGGAAGTGCAGGCTGCAAGAACACATCCCCCTTTCTGCGAGCAGGGGTTCCCCTATTCTCACACGCTTCCTGCTGCAGATGTAAGGTCCGTGTGTGTCCACGGCATGTTCTACAGCCTGCTCACCCACAGGCCAGTGAGAAAGCACAAGGTCACATATGCACACTGAAGCTGTGGGTCCGTACGTGTTGCACCCGTCATTGCCAGGAATGCAGGCTGCCCACGTCATCCATCAGCGAGGATGCTCTGTTACAGGTGGAGGTTGCAAAACTGCGGGGCAAGTGTCAAACCAGGTTTTGACTGCCACTTCCTTCCCACTTCTCTCTCTTCGTTAAAAATCTACTTGCTTCTAAACTTTGTTTTCAGACTGACTCTGTCTTGAAAGCCTTTTGTAAATTCCCTGGTTACTCTTAGGCTGGTGGTCATGTTCTTTAACAGTCGTGGGTTTGGGGCAAACGCCCTCTCAGATAGTTTCAGGTATTCAATTCACTCAGCTGTTTACATTCACATTCCTGTTCTATCAATGGTTGCTATCCAGGCCATTTGACCAAGATGAAGGTCCGTGCAAGCACCCTCACATGAATTCACTTTGGTGTGCGCACAGGGTCTAGAGAGACAGCAAACGACTTTCTCTTCAGCATTTCAAACTAAGATACAGTTCCCAGCAAATCAACAGCTGACCTCACAACATTCAGGTGACGAACAAACAACTCTGTACCACTTTGGGATAAAGAGTTCCAAAGTGGTGACAGTAGACAAACTCTGCACTGGCCTGCACAGAAACTCGTGAGTAGTCCTGGTGCTGTGCAGCTGGAACAAGTGATGGGAGAGGTTACCTCCTCAGTGGAAGGCTCTGAAACCATTGCAAATATATTTCCACAATGGCAGGagcttgtttctctttcctgctcCGCAAACACCAGCAGCATGCTTGGGGAGAGCATGTACCAATGACCTCAGGCTTCCTGTACGTCTTTCCCCAGGTCTGTAAGTAAAGATTCTTAGCTGTTTTCTACCTCCTCCAGTCATGAAGAATTTCACGAGTGGCCCTTGGTTATTTCACTTCACAAATACATGTGTCAGATCAGCGTGCTGAGACAACAGGGTGGCACCTTGCAGTGCAGAATTGCCAGGGACTCCCGCCCCTGAACTGCTGAAGACAGTGGTACGTGGTTACAAGAAGTGCACTCCTAGAAGAGGCACTGGAGAACCTGGAATCTACTTTCACAGACCTTTGCAGTATAGGAAAGCGTGAACAAGCACAGCATGGATACAGAAAAGATCAATAGGACATGAACCGAGGAAAACCCTGCAGTTAGAGTGCAGGAGTCACAGTTGCAGGAGAAGACATAGAATGCAATTTCCTTCAGAGTTACTCAGGATCTGAGGAGCTGAAAGCCAGAAGCTGGAAGATCAAACTTCATCAGGTTTTTCTGCAAAATTATACCACACAAGAAATTAGTTGCAGCACCTGTTTAAGAGGTGGAGACATAGTGAACCACATGTTGGGAGTACTGAAGGCACCTGGTTTTAGAAGCAACCAGACACCTGAAGTAGGATGGAAAATGCATAAGAGGGATCCAAGCACCAACAAAGAACAGCAAGTGTGCTCATGTTCTGAAATGAACTCATTGGATCTAGTTAACTCATTCTCAGGTGTTTATGGTAGTTTCTCCATCAATTTGAATCCCCTGGGGAGTCCTGCTTTCCAGTTTTCTTGAATTAAGAATGATCTGAAGGGAAAGACTTACCTGCAACAGTCAAATAATGTTTCAGGAAGAGTGCCTAACCCCAGGACTTCGGTGCAAGAAGAACTCTCAAGGAAGGTGGAGAGCCATTCTGTGAAGTGACTGGGTGCAGTCAGATAATCAAGGTGGACCTCCACTAGATTTCTTTTGCTCCCTATCTAATTTCACAGGCTGCGTTAAAAAGGAGGCAAAGCTTGGGATATTTTATTCCACTAATGCAAAAACAAAAGCCTCGAGAGGAGGAAAAAGTCAATAACCAGTCAAAGAGCAGGAACGGCTGCGAAAACTTGGGAAGGGACAATCCAAGAGGTCAAGAAACAAGCTGGGAGGACAAGTGATCTGGAAATGGGAGAAATTTACTAAAAACAGAGAATATTAAATACTTAATACTGGAAGACAGAGAGAGACCATTGCACCATGGAGAAGAAATCTGACATGGAAATAAACCCTGAGACAAGTAATAATGTCACCTTAGTTCTCAATTTCTTTACAGCTTTATTATCTGCAAACATGTCTCTTCTTTTAAAGTGATTTAGAAGAGTGTTTCTATTCTTCTAGTGATCTGAATTAACAAACTGCATATCTGTAACAAGAGTAAGTCTTGAACAGAAAAccttttagagacaaggacatagaggaagaaaaaaatgggtaGTGGTTGTTTTGTTTCACAAACATTAAGACAGCACTCATCATTGGCACTTAGACCAAGAGAGAGTCCCATCACCCAGGAAAACAGTCAGAAATGAAGTCAGATAAGAAGACAGGACGGACTGCAGTGATCAGGCACAGGATGAGGCTGGACAAGTGTACGGACCAGCAACCTGTTTACATGGGACTGGTTCCTCTTATCCCCTTTCCCTCACTTTTCCCACGCTCCGTCCTCCCCAAAATACTTTgatccttcccttcccccacctTTGGTTCTTCACCTCAACATCCCATAAAAGGTCTCATGCAATCCCAAAAATGCTCTCACCAGCACCTCACAATGCGTCACATACCCCTTATAGTCAGTAAATCCCCTCAGTCTGCCAGGTGGTGTGGGGAACCTCTCCCATTGAGTCATCTTGATGGGCTTCACAGCCGATCCACGGGCTGATCATTGTCCTTTGACAAGCTTGGGAAGAAATAGACAAGAATGCTCTGTTTCTCTGACTAGGTTACCTGGGTTCCTCTACTTGCCATCATTCCTCTGTGTTCCTCTGTGTTTGGGGAGAAGGTCCTCTAATCATATAACCAAACCAAATCCCCAGATGTGGTAGATTCAAGGCTGTTTAATTTTAGGCATGGGTACCAAAACCACAGTGTATTTGAAAATGGGAATCTACCAGTTAGAAAGGCATTTTCATTATACTTGCTGGACATCATCAAGGGTGAGCTTGGCCCTCATAAAACTCCCCGAAGAGAAGAGGAAATTCCTTGTCCACAGTGGGTCTCCAGGGGAGGCATATTAACTCTAGGGTTAGATATATGACATAGGGGGAAAGAAGTAAATTGTGCTGTTCTGCTCACAGCTAGAGCATTGGGCTTAGCCAGAGTCAGAGGGGAATGGGGGGAGCCCGAGGCAAAgtaagaaaaacaatgaaaagaagTCTGTTAAGTCAGACCTGTGAGGAAAGATGAGGCTTGGCACTGTGAAAAAGcagctggaagaggggaggagagaagcaTCCTAGCCACAAAGAGGCTGTGAAGAACACAGTGGTTGTGTTCCCACCAGAGGACACTGGAGGACATTAACTCAAGTGGCAGCAGGGAAGGATTTTGTTCTACAGGAGAGACACACTGCTGCCCTGTGAAGCTGGAGAGGACTGGAGCACTAGGAAGGTAATTTCCAGCACTGCTCCTCGCCGGTTCCCTGATACCACCACAAGTCTCTACCGGTCGCCACTTTCTGACAGCTTTCTGTGACGCTGCTTCGTGTCAGTGTGCATTATTGACAGTATCCTGTGGAATTAAGTCAATTCCCTACAAGTGTCAGTGCTACACCGGTGGAAATAGCCTTGTCAACCAGTGGGGATGGCTAGTTTCCAGAAAAGGACTTCTGAACCTTGCCACCTGATATTATGTGGTTGAACAACATCAGGCAGTTATGAACCCCAGGAACCTCATCATTGAAAATGGAGCAGGGGTccaggtgtcccagccagctcccaggCAGACTAGAGGGTCTGAAAGGCAGCTACTGGGAAGACCAGAAGTCTTGACCAGTTACAGGAGAGaccttttcctctttgtctctaCCATGAGACAGACTACAGGGAAGGCCAGGGGATTTAGGGCCCATTATGTGTAGATGGAATGACTAAGCCTCGCTGCTGGAGGTGTGCGTATTACatgtgcaaacattttttttccctctgctagCAGGTTTTCATCCTGCTACCAGTTAGAGAGGGGAAAGAGCTCGGGCTGCTCATGCTCTTTGTGCTTGAATCAGTGCTTTCTGTCTGTGTTCACCTGTGTGGCTGCtttatatattctttttcttccatatgTATCTGTACATGTACATATCGTACGTGCACGCTCAGTCTCACTaccagctggggctggggacatggagctgcagcagccttccTATGGGATTCGGCGGCTCCTGCCACCACCCACTGGCGTTCACAGAACTACTCCCGCTGACTGGCTCAGGAAGTCAAACCTCCTGGTCACCTTGTCTCCAGTACAAATTCTCCTCTCTCTTTGGGACACAGAGAGCGGATTCTCCTCACACTGTGCAGGTCAGACTCCTGGCACAAGCTCCTGTTATGCTCCTGGGCAAGACTTTCAGCCATGGAAGCAAATACTCCTAACATCCCTCGACCTGGTTTCCCGTGCCCAGTAACTCCAGAGCTTTGGCTATGTGGAATGGGACTGTGTAGCCAGGTTGTCTCTGAGGGGTTTGCTCTCACTGGGTGGGTGCAACGTATACTGCAGTAGTTGCATAAGGCTTTACGCTGGCACACCAACATCTTTTGATCATACTTTTACAAAACACCTGCAGCttagagagggaaagagaaagagagagagaccacACAATGACGTCTTCATTGGTCCAATATTGTATTTTCCCTTGTATAGGATATCAGCATTTATTCAGAAAAAACAATGCAACTAGAGGACATTCTCTGTATGTCCCAAGCAAATGCAGACACCCCTGCTCAAGGAGAGAAAGGAAGTGACAGCTCTGAACATCTGTCTTCCATTCCTCATTCTTCCTGGAGAACTCAACCTCTTTTCATCCAGTGGCTGCCGGACCCACTCAGAGAGAAGAGGACACAAGAGCCCAGGACCTGCATGATGACCCTGAGCCTTCATGTGTTCTCTGAGCCGGTATGTGCACTGGGGATGCAGGACACAGGGTAATATCAGTTCCACTCACATCATCCCACCCAGCAGAGGGAAGATGCAGGAtccagggacccccatccctccCAACACAGCCATGAGCTGTTCCCAGCTCACTGCTTATCTCTCGATTTTTCTCAGGATGAAGGTCACTCCGTCACACAGTTACTGCTGCAGATTCACAGATTCGATAATGCTCCTTGCATGGGACATCATTCCAGTTGTACATTGTTGAAATCGCGTGGATTACAACACACATCTCATCAGTCACATTAGATGGTTCACCTCTTCGCCAGAACCTGAGATAGAGACAGACATGTTACTCCCCACCGTACCCCGTAGAGCACTGCTGGAACAGGCCATGGCAGGATGCACAGCttggaggggagagagaaaaattcCAGGTGCTGGCTCACAGACAGAAGCAGTACCCTTCCTCCCACTCTGCTAACCCACTGGCACCAGTCCTGGTCATCTCTCCCTGTGCCCCACCTCTTCCACATCAGCGTCTCAGCACTGGCCATGGCCGTGCGTATACACACAGAGGTGAACGGTGGGGGCCGTACGGAGGGCAGGCAAGGCTGCTCATCTCTAAAGGGTTCTTCCTGCTGGCGAGATGCAGCTGCTTCTGTGCCTACAGCATCAATAGCCACGTCACAGGTAGTAAACTAACAACCACTAACCAGCACAGAAGGGGCTGTGCAAACCTGGTGTCCTCCACAGCCCTCTCCTGCTCCACCACTGTCCTCTCACAGGCAGTCGTCTCACCTCCCTCCCATACTCTCGTCAACTACCGGGAGCCGCACCAAATACTCTCCATCTGGAGATACTCACGCTGCCGTCTCATTAAATGGAGTCCCGTCCACCCACTGCCACTGGCCCACCTCCTGTGCACGCAGACCGATGTAGTAATTCACTCCTGCTCGAGGCTGTGGTAACTGGCGAGTGAGGAAAGTCTGGAAACAAGGGAGAGTGCAGCGTCCATGAGGTGCAGGActgaggggagggaggtggcGGGGGTCCCcatgggatggggctgggggcagaggggagccgCCCTGAAGGGCTGCAGAAAGGGCATCCCCACtccccagcaggagctggggggtctGAGTCCCCTCCAGGGCCTGGCACTGTGTCGCTGGCTGCTGTGCCCCCCTCAGCCCTGCACCTACCTGCTCTGCTTCACTGGTGATCACTGCCAGGTGGGAGCCCATCCCAGTGCAGTTCTGCTCACTCTCAGCCAGGGGCATCAAGTCAGCCGACAGGTAGTAGCAGCTCTTTTGAAAGCGTTTCCAGCCCTTCGGGCAGCACGTCCAGCCTTGCCCTGCGCAGGGAGAGACCACAGGGTGAATGCTAATAAAGAGAGAGACGGTGACTGCAAGGATCCCTGTTCTCCAGCAACAACGCCCATGGTCTCCTTCCATCGCTTTGCCTGCCAGAAAGGGCTTGAATAAACAAGGATGGTACAGAACTTTATTCCCACTGCTTTGGGGCATGGCCAGTGCACTTTGTGTACACAAACCCATGGTCATCCTTgtaacatagaatcacagaatcacagaacattaggggttggaagggacctctgtgggtcatctagtccaacccccatgccgaagcagggtcacctacagcaggctgcacaggaccgcgtccaggtgggtcttgaatatctccagagaaggagactccacagcctccctgggcagcctgttccagggctccgtcaccctcggagggaagaagttcttcctcatgttcagatggaacttcctgtgcttcagtttgtgcccattgccccttgtcctgttgctgagcaccactgaaaagagtttggccccatcctcctgataccaaCATGATCTCAGATCTTGACAAAGATGAAGGTCTTGCGGTGATCTTCTGGTTTTGACTTCTCCTGGTACAGCCTCCTCTAGGCCTTTCACCCCAGGGAACAGGGAACACTGCTCCTTTCCCTGACTAGAGCTGCACTTCTGTTATTGCTCCACTGCTAACCTGCCCTGTGCCGCTGTACAATATGTCCCTTGCGTTTTGTCAGCAGTCACAGCCACCCTGCCTGCCAGGACACCATGaacacagccttctcctcccaccAGGCTGTTAGCGGGGAACCTCCCTtctcctcacctctcccttcCCGAGGCTTCCTCGCCTCTCTGGAGTCTGCTCCGGGTGCTGCTTGCTGtcagagcagcccccagccctcacTGTCCCCGTCCCAAAgaccacctgcacccctgccaGCACTACTGACCTTTGCCTTGCGGCACCGCCGAGACACACAGCCACTCCGTGAACttctgctgcagggctgcgggctgCTCTCCGCCACGGGAGAGGGGAGCGactggagagagaggaaaggcGGCCGTGTTACCCCTTCCTCCCGGCTCCTCACACGCCATCTCTGGCTTTCACTCCTGTTTCCCCATTACCCCATCGAGCACCGTCCCAGCATCACCTCTCCCTGGGCTGTCTCTTTCCATCTCACAAGCGGTAACTGCCATCCCCTCAGCAAAGGGAGCAGGCATTTCTGCTGCCAGCATCCAGCAGCTGCCCACGGGGActcctctgcccactggctgaCAAGACCTAGCCGGGATGACCTGGCCCACAAAGCCAGAGCAGCCTGCGACCCACCTGAGCAGTGCCTGGTGGCCACAGCCACCCAGGGGTTTGTCAGTGGGGTCTGTCCCTGCACCGAGCACCTCATGTCCGGCCCCCTCAGCTGCTGTGAAGCTGAAGGTGTGGGCTTAGGGCATCCCTGGTCCGAGTGTTATATGAAGGAATTAAAAGGGGAATCAAAACATGAAACGATAACTGAAATTAGCCAGACTATTGCTGGTTTAGGtctttttgtaaagccctaccttTATTACAGTTACAAGTCTTGTGATCTTGTGAGTTTAAAATGAACtatagaaactaagaaacaggattttgaacagcatgttattgtttcattagcaggatgtacctgtccaaagtagaaccagagggTGATGAATCGTAAGAATAGCTAACGGGCTAGGAAATGCTGCTGAGACTTTCCAAAAGAAATGGTAACTGGGGAAAGGTGATCTTGTCAGGGGTAGATCGCGGCCATtgactcacagaccacctacccAGTTATATCCCAAAGATGAAGCAGCTGGGCATGCATACTAATTCACATGCTGGacaaagagactttaaccaattgTTTAACTGAGTAGCATTGCGTATGCATTAGAAAGATGATGATGGTAATCTTAAGTGTGTGAATGACTGTTGAGTTGTGAAcaaggtgtgctgtcttgggacaggcacccatatctgtgcaaatatgcaataaaatatctctctctgtgtgtatattgccCTATTGCACACTGGGTAGACaaaccctgatttttgggacaagACAAGGCCCTGACAAAACTGGCCCGAACACGTGGTATGGCCACCTtgccaggcagaaagagacaatCTTCCATGTCAGAGAGCAGAAGGATCGCTGGGAGGATGGACATCACACCCGACTGATGCCACCCGACCACAGGGATTTACCATATAGATGCCTATAGCCAAGCTGCCTGTCTAAATCTCTTTACGATCGGTGAAATAAAAGCAGCACGTCAGTGGCACAGTTTCTCTCTTCTGAAGACAGACATCAACAGAGTCTGGACAAGTAGCGCATTGGATGGGTCTATTTCTTCAGCAGCAAAGACAGTCCAGGTGAAGGTAACCACAaacagctggagctgctgaaacCGGAGTGGGAGGTAAACTCCTAGCTAAACTTACCAGCCACTTCATGGGGAATAGCACAGTGTCGGTGAGAGGTGTCAGCAGGCCACATCCACAGCCCAAAGGACTGCAGAGCTGTCTCTAACTCCAGCACTCCAGGATATTGACTGGAAGCTGGTCAGGATGAGCTGAGTATCTGTTTTTATCAACAGTTTCATTCAGAAATATTGCTACCAGTGAGGAGGACAGAGTAATCACAGTGGCCTCTGTGAGGAG
The window above is part of the Opisthocomus hoazin isolate bOpiHoa1 chromosome 1, bOpiHoa1.hap1, whole genome shotgun sequence genome. Proteins encoded here:
- the LOC104332458 gene encoding C-type lectin domain family 4 member A-like, producing MASEITYAEVKFKNTSPAAAVEVPPETKKHEHRPQKYPLWLPWLISLLLLLVCIAFVIALLVAPLSRGGEQPAALQQKFTEWLCVSAVPQGKGQGWTCCPKGWKRFQKSCYYLSADLMPLAESEQNCTGMGSHLAVITSEAEQTFLTRQLPQPRAGVNYYIGLRAQEVGQWQWVDGTPFNETAAFWRRGEPSNVTDEMCVVIHAISTMYNWNDVPCKEHYRICESAAVTV